The Halocalculus aciditolerans nucleotide sequence CCAGATCAGCGAGATCGTCGCCGCCCAGCAGGGCGCGCTCCTCGCGCTCGGCCCGGTCACCATCCCGCAGTGGTACGCGTTCGTGAACCCGTTCGCGTTCGTGCTCTTCGTCATCGCGAACCTCGCGGAGGTCGGCCGGAACCCCTTCGACCTCCCGGAGGCGGCGACGGAGATCGTCGGCGGCTACATCACCGAGTACTCGAGCGTCTACTTCGTGCTGTTCTTCCTCGGGGAGTTCCTCCACATCTTCCTCGGCGGCGCGATCATCGCGACGCTCTTCCTCGGCGGCCCCGCCGGGCCCGGCCCCGAGTGGCTCGGCATCGTCTGGTTCATCGTGAAGATCTGGGGCGTCTTCCTCTTCACGCAGTGGTGTCGCTCCGCGGTCCCGCGACTCCGCATGGACCAGGTCATCGAGGTCGGGTGGAAGTTCCTGCTCGTCCTCGCGTTCGCGAACCTCGTCCTCACGGCGGTCATCGTGGGGGTGTTCCAGCTATGATCGGAGTTCTGAAATCGATGGCGACGACGATGAAGCACGCGCTCGACGGGCAGACCTTCACGGTCGACTACCCCGACGAAGCGCCGGACGTCAGCCCGCGCTTCCGCGGCATCCACAAGTTCAGCCAGGAACGCTGTATCTGGTGCCGCCAGTGCGAGAAGGTCTGTCCGAACGACACGATCCACATCGTCACCGACGACAAGCGACAGGGCGAACAGTACAACCTCCACGTCGGCCAGTGCATCTACTGCCGGCTCTGCGAGGAGGTCTGCCCGGTGGACGCGATTCTCCTCACGGAGAACTTCGAGTTCACGGGCGACACGAAGCACGAGCTCGCCTACAACAAGGAGATGCTGCGGAACGTCCCGTGGTACAAGGACGTCGACCCGCTCGCGGCGCGCGAACCCGACCGCGGGGCGTGGGTCGGCGAGGGCGACGGCGAGGTGGACTACCAATGATCGCGGAGACCGCGGCGTTCGCGGTGTTCGCGCTGGTGACGCTCGTCGGGAGTCTCGGCGTCGTGCTCGCGCGCGACGTCTGGCACTCGGCGCTCTTCCTCGGCGTCACGCTGCTCTCCGTCGCCGTGCACTTCGTGATGCTACAGGCGGAGTTCCTCGCGGCGATGCAGGTGCTCGTCTACGTCGGTGGCGTCCTCATCCTCATCGCGTTCGCCGTGATGTTCACGCAGGGCGAACGGGGGGTGGCGGCGTGACGAAACGACCGCGCTTCGCGGACGACGTCCACTGGGCCCCCGGCCTCGTGGCCGTCGCGCTCTTCGCCGTGTTCGCCGCCGTCTTCCTCACGCAGGGCTTCGCGCCCGCCGCGGGCTTCTCCCCGGACGTGGCGCTCACGGAGAGCATCGGCTACCTGCTCTTCGACATGCCCGGGCAGGCGGCCGTCGACGGCACCGGCTTCCTCGCCGCCTTCGAGATGATCGACTTCTTCCTGGTCGGCGCGCTCGTCGCCGCCGTCCTGCTCGCGCGCCGCGAATCCGACGGCGCGCCGCTCGAGAAGAGCGGAGGTGAGCGGTGATGGTGCCGGTCGAATACTACCTCGTGCTGTCCGCCGCCGTCTTCTGCGTCGGCGTCTTCGGCGCGCTCGCGCGCCGGAACACGCTCGTCTTCCTGATGAGCGTCGAACTCATGTTGAACGCGGCGAACCTCAACTTCGCCGCGTTCTCCGCACAGTGGGGGAACCTCATCGGCCAGACCTTCGGCCTCTTCACGCTCGCGCTCGCCGCGGGGGAAGTGGCTGTCGGTCTCGGCATCGTCCTCGTCCTCTACCGGAACTTCGGGACGACGGACTTCTCCGTTCCAGAGGGGATGAAGTGGTAACATGTCGGAACTAGCTAATCTCGCGACCGCCGTACCGCTCCTCCCGTTCGTCGCGTTCCTCATCGCGCTGCTCGCGGGACACTACCTGCCGCGCGTCCTCCCGAAACAGGGCGCGGTGCCGGGCGTCATCGCGACCGCCGGGTCGCTCCTCCTCTCCGCCTGGCTCGCCCTCTCGGTCGCCGGCGGCGAAGTCATCAACGAGACCGTGTGGACGTGGGTCGCGCCCACCGGGGAGACCTACGGGCTCTCCTTCGGCGTGCTCGTCGACCCGCTCTCCGCCCTCATGGCGGTCATCGTCTCCACCGTCGCGCTCCTCGTCTTCGTCTTCAGCCTCGGCTACATGAACGACGAGGGCGAGCCCGGTCTCCCGCGGTACTACGCGGGCCTCGCGCTCTTCTCGGCGAGCATGCTCGCGTTCACGCTGTCGACGACGCTCGTGCAGGCGTTCGTCTTCTTCGAGCTCGTCGGCTTCTGCTCGTGGTGGCTCATCGGCCACTGGTTCCGCGAACCCGGCCCCGCGAGCGCCGCGAAGAAGGCCTTCCTGGTGACGCGCTTCGGCGACTACTTCCTGCTCGTCGGCGTCGTCGCCGTCCTCGGCACGTTCGGCACCGCCGCGTTCGCGGGCGAGGGGTCGTTCCCCGCGCTCGCCCACGCCGCCCTCACCGGCGGCGAGTCGGTGCGGACGTTCCTCGGTCTCGACGCGGCGAACTGGTTCCCCGTCATCGGGCTGCTCGTGCTCGGCGGCGTCATCGGGAAATCGAGTCAGTTCCCGCTCCACACCTGGCTCCCCGACGCGATGGAGGGCCCGACGCCGGTCTCCGCGCTCATCCACGCCGCGACGATGGTCGCCGCCGGCGTCTACCTCGTCGCGCGCATGTACGGGTTCTACGCCCTGCTCCCGCAGGTCCTCGCCGTCATCGCGGTCGTCGGCGCGTTCACCGCGCTCTTCGCCGCGACGATGGCGCTCGTCAAGCGCGAAATCAAGCAGGTGCTCGCGTACTCCACCATCAGCCAATACGGCTACATCATGCTCGGCCTCGGCGCTGGCGGCTACGTCGCCGGCGTCTTCCACCTGCTCACGCACGCGACGTTCAAAGCGCTCCTCTTCCTCGGCGCGGGTGCCGTCATCGTGGCGATGCACCACGACGAGGACATGTGGAACATGGGCGGGCTCAGAGACCGCATGCCGGTCGTCTACTACGCGTTCCTCTCCGGGTCGCTCGCGCTCGCCGGTATCGTGCCCTTCGCGGGCTTCTGGTCGAAGGACGCCGTCCTCTACCACGCGCTCGCCGTCGGCCTCGACGGCAACCCCGCGATCCTGCTCGCGTACGTCCTCGGCCTCGTCGCCGTGGTCTTCACGGGCTTCTACACCTTCCGCATGGTCGTCCTCACCTTCCACGGTGAGCCGCGGAGCAGCGCCGCCGAGAACGCGGACGCCGCCTCGCTCTCCATGCGGGTTCCGGTCGCCGTGCTCGGCGTCGGCGCGCTCCTCGTCGGCCTCCTGAACGTCGACACCTTCGCCGAGTACATCCCGCACGAATACCTCCTCCTCGAACAGTGGCTCATCGGCCCCGAGGAGCTCACGAGCGCCGAACACTACGCGACGCTCGTCCACGACGTCGCCGGGTTCCACGAAGCCGGCGTGTCGATGCTCGCCTCCGCGGGCATCTCCCTCGTCGTCGCGCTCGTCGGCGTCGCCGCCGCGCTCGCCCTCTACCGCGGCGAGCCCGTCGAGCACACCGACAAGCTCGGCCCCGCGAAGACCGTACTGTACAACAACTACTACCAGGACGAGTTCCAGGTCTGGCTCGCGGACGGCGTCGCACAGCCCGTCGCCCGCGCTGTCGACCGATTCGACGGCGCAGTCGTCGACGGCGTCGTGAACGCCGCGTCGAGCGTCAGCCTGTTCGCCGGGTCGCGCGTCAAACGCATCCAGGACGGACACGCGAGCCACTACGTCGCGTACGCCGCGACCGGCATCGTCCTGCTCGCGGTCGCCCTCGGTCTCTACGGGGGGTGGTTCTAGATGCTACTCGAACTCCTACTCGCCGTCACCCTCGTCGGTGCCGCAGCCGTCCTGCTCGCCCCCGAATCGTGGGCGGAACGCCTCGCGTACTACGCGAGCCTGCTCCCGCTCCTCGGGAGCCTCGCGCTCTACGCGTCCTTCGACGCGACCGGGAACGCGCTTACAGGCCGGCCGGCGTTCGAGACGCAGATTCCGTGGTTCGAGTTCGGCGGCGTCGCGGCGAGCTTCCACCTCGGCCTCGACGGCCTGAGCCTCCCGCTCGTCATCCTCACCACGCTCCTGACGACCGTCGCAATCTTCGCGAGCCGCCCGTACGTCGCGGAGAAGAAGCGCGTCTACTACGCGCTCCTCCTCTTCACGGAGTTCTCCCTCATCGGCGTGTTCTCCGCGCTCGACTTCCTCCTCTGGTTCGTCTTCTGGGAGTTCGTCCTCGCGCCGCTCTACCTCCTCGTCTCGATGTACGGCGGCCCGCGGCGGACGTACGCCGCGATCAAGTTCTTCGTCTACACGAACGTCGCGAGCCTCGTCCTCTTCCTCGGCGTGTCCGCGCTCGTCTACGCGAGCGGCACGCCCTCCTTCGACCTCGGCGCAATCGCCGCGGCCGCCGGGACGGGGATGGGGACGTACTACGGCGTCCCCGTGGCGCAGCTCGCGTTCGCCCTGCTCTTCTTCGGGTTCGCCGTGAAGAGCGCGTTCGTCCCCGTGCACACCTGGCTGCCGGACGTCTACGTCGAAGCGCCGACGCCCGTCACCGTCGTCCTCGCGGGCGTCGTGACGAAGATGGGGACGTACTCGCTCGTCCGCTTCAACTACACGATGCTCCCCGAGGTCGCCCAGCAGTGGGCCCCCTACATCGCGGGCGTCGCGACGCTCACCGTCCTCTACGGCGCGTTCGTCGCGCTCAGCCAGCAGGACGCGAAACGCCTCGTCGCCTACACGTCCATCCCCTCGATGGGTTTCTTACTGCTCGGCCTCGCCGCCGGCACGCCGTACGGGCTCGCCGGCGCGGGCTTCCAGATGGTGAGCCACGGCCTCCTCATCGCCGTGCTCTTCCTCGGCGTCGGCATCCTCGAACGCGTCACGGGGACGCGCACTATCGACAAGCTGTCCGGGCTCGCCGACCGCCTCCCCGTCACCGCGGCCGTCGTCGTGGCGGGCGCGTTCGGCTACATGGGCCTCCCGCTCCTCAGCGGGTTCGCCGCGGAGTTCCTCGTCTTCACGGGCTCCTTCGCCGCGACCTACCCCGGCGCGCAGGTCATCACGGCCGTCGCGATGTTCGGCATCGTCGTCGTCGCCGGCTACCTGCTCTACTTCCTCCAGCGCGTCCTCTTCGGGCCGTTCGCGCACGACGTCGACGGCGACCTCGGCACGCCCTCGTTCTACGAGGTCGCGCCGGCGGTCGTTCTCGTCGTGCTCGCGGTCGCGCTCGGGACCGCGCCGGACCTCGTGCTCGGCGCGATTCAATCCGCCGTCCACCCGCTCGCGGCGGCACTCGGAGGTGGTCTCTAGATGACTGATGCACTGTTCACACTCCCCGCGCTCACCCCGGTCTACCTGTTCGGGCTGACCGCGCTCCTCGTCCTCGGTATCGACACGCTCGCGCCCGCCGCGCGGAAGAACGGCCTGCTCGCCGCGACGACCGCGCTCGGCGCGCTCGCCGCGACCGGCGTCGCCGCCTGGTTCCTCGGGAAACCCGGCACGTCGAGTTCGGTGTTCACGCCGTTCGAGAACGCCATCGTCGTCGACCCGTTCGCGCTGTTCTTCGTCGCGCTCTTCGGCGTCGTCACCGCGCTCGTCGCCGTCGCGAGCTACGACTACGTCCGCGACCTGCCACACCAGGCGTCCTACTACGCGCTCGTCCTCCTCGCGGGGACGGGGATGGCGCTGATGGCGGTCGCGAACGACCTCGCCGCCGTCTTCATCGCGCTCGAACTCGTCAGCCTCCCCTCGTACGCGCTCGTCGCGTACCTCAAACACAACGAGGGGAGCGTCGAAGGCGCGTTAAAGTACTTCCTCGTCGGCGCGCTGTCGTCGGCGACGATGCTCTACGGCGTCAGCCTCGTCTACGGCGCGACCGGGACGATGCGCCTCGGCGGTATCGCGGACGCCGTCACGTCGGGGACGCCCGGCGGCCTGCTCGGCCTCGGCGTCGTCCTCGTCGCCGTCGGCTTCCTCTTCAAGACCGCGTCCGTGCCCGTCCACTTCTGGGCACCGGAGGCCTACGAGGGCGCGCCCGCGCCCGTGTCGGCGTTCCTCTCCTCCGCCTCGAAGGCGGCCGGGTTCGCCGCCGCCTTCCGCGTGTTCACCGTCGCGTTCCCGCTCTCCGCGGTCTCCGCGACGGTCGACTGGGCGCTCCTCTTCGCCGTCCTCGCGGCGGTGACGATGACGCTCGGGAACTTCGCCGCGGCCACGCAGACGAACGTCAAACGCATGCTCGCCTACTCCAGCATCGGGCAGGCGGGCTACGTCCTCATCGGCCTCGCCGCCGTCGCCGGGAGCGTCGACTCCCAGGTCGTCGGCGCGTCGATGACGCACCTCTTCGTCTACGGCTTCATGAACACCGGCGCGTTCCTCTTCGTCGCCCTCGTCGAACACTGGGGCGTCGGCCGGACCTTCGCGGACTACGACGGCCTCGCGAAGCGCGCGCCCGTCGCCTGCGCCGCGATGACCGTCGTGCTGTTCAGCCTCGCCGGCCTCCCCGTCGGCGCGGGCTTCCTCTCGAAGTACGTCCTCTTCCTCTCCGCGTGGGGCGCAGGCTTCGGCTGGCTCGTCGCCATCGCCATCGTGAACAGCGCGCTCTCCGTCTTCTACTACTCCCGCGTCGTCAAGGCGATGTGGGTGAACGACGCCGACGACGGCTTCGACCTCCCCGGGACGCCCGCCGGCCTCTACGCCGGTGTCCTCGCCGCCGCCGTCGGCACCGTCCTCCTCCTCGGCGGCTTCGGCGCGGTCTACGAGACCGCCCAGCACGCCGCCAGCCTCCTCTGACTCGACCCGGGGTTTCTCGGCTTCGCGACGCCGTCTCTAGTTACTCTGACGGTCAGGACGCCGAGCGCGGCGAAAGGTACACCTTTTACCGCTCGCATCCCGCAACCCTGAGTAGAATGGTGACGCGTCTGCTCTTGGGCTGTGGGGCGACCGGCCACGACGTCCTCGACCGCATCGAGGGCTGGCACGGGGACGTCCTCGTCCTCGACCCGGACGCGAGCCGCGTGGAGTCACTGCGGAACGAGAAGACGCCGGCGGAGCGCGTGGACGTCACCGACGCGGACGCGCTCGACGAGTACGACGCGGACATCGTCTTCGTCGCGAGCGACGACGCCGGGCAGAACGTCGCCGCGGCGCGCGCCGCGGACGCCGCGTTCGCTGACGCGTGCTGCGTCGGCTACACGGGCCTCGACGCGACGACCCAGCAGCGGGACGCGCTCGGGGCCGCGGCGGACCGCGTCGTCTCGCTCGGCGACGCGCTCGCGGACCGAGTGGCGGACGCCGCGAGCGGGAGCGCGGACGCGCGCCTCCGCCGCCTCCGCGAAGTACTCGCGGACGTGGAGGGGACGCTCGGCGTGTTCGCGCACGACAACCCCGACCCGGACGCCATCGCGGCGGCCGTGACGCTCTGCCGCCTCGCGGAGACCGTCGACGTCGACGCGGAGGCCTGCTACTTCGGCGACATCAGCCACCAGGAGAACCGCGCGTTCGTCAACCTCCTCGACATCGAGCTCACGAACGTCGAAGCGGGCGAGACGCCGGATTTCGACGCGGTCGCGCTCGTCGACCACTCGCACCCGGGCGTGAACGACCAGCTCGACCCGGACACCGAGATCTCCGTCGTCGTCGACCACCACCCGAGCGCCGAGGAGCCGGACGCGGACTTCGTGGACGTCCGGGTGGACGCGGGGTCGACGAGCACGATCCTCGTGGACTACCTCGAACGGTTCAACGTCGACTTCGACCGCGACATCGCGACCGCGCTCCTCTACGGGATTCGCGTCGACACCGACGACTTCCGCCGAGAGGTGAGCGTCGCGGACTTCGAGGCCGCGGCCACGCTCACCGAGCACGCCGACTGGGACGTCCTCGAACGCATCGAGACGCCGAGCGTCTCCGCCGACACCCTCGACGTCATCGCGACCGCTATCGGCGAACGCGAAGTCCGCGGGAACGTCCTCTCGACGTGCGTCGGCCGCATCAACGACCGGGACGCGCTCGCGCAGGCCGCCGACCGCCTGCTCGCGATGCAGGGGCTCTCCGTGACGTTCGTCTACGGGTTCATGGACGGGACGGTGTACGCGTCGGCGCGCGCTCGCGGCGCGGACGTCGACCTCGGTGAGGCGCTCCGCACCGCCTTCGACGAGATGGGGAGCGCGGGCGGACACGCGGACATGGCGGGCGCGCAACTCGACCTCGGCCTCTTCGACCAAGTCGAGGAGGACGCCGAGGAGACGCTCCGCGCGATGCTGGAGGAATCCGTCGGCGGCCGGTTCTTCGAGGCCGTGCAGTCCCGGTAGTGCGACGGTAGAAGCTTTTTGCGCACGGCGGCCGTAGCGAGACCGTGATGGATTCGGGGCTGGACGCGAACGGCCGGAAACCGACCGTGAAGGAGTACATGACGCGGGACGTCGCGACAGTCTCGCCGGACGACACGGTCGGTAACGTGAAACGACGCATCGCGGAGAGCGACGGCCACAACGGCTTCCCCGTTACCGACGGCCGGAAGGTCGAGGGGTTCGTGACGGCGCGAGACCTCCTGCTCGCCGCGGACTCGGAGCCGATATTCAAGGTGATGACGGACGAGCTCATCGTCGCGCACCCCGACATGGACGTGAACGAGGCCGCGCGCGTCATCCTCCGGTCCGGCATCCAGAAACTCCCGGTCGTCGACGACGCCGGCCATCTCGTGGGAATCATCTCGAACGCGGACGTCATCCGCTCGCAGATCGAGCGCGCCACTCCGGAGAAAGTCGGGAAGCTGATGCGGACGCTGGAGACGATTCACGGCATCGACGTCCACGAGGAGCGCCGCACGGTCAGCATCGACGCGCTCGTGCCGACGCAGTCGAAGGTCTACGCGGACGAACTCGAAGGCCGGAGCTACGAGTTAGAGCACGGGCTGACGGAGCCGCTCGTCGTCATCGACAACAACGGGACGCTCCTGCTCGCCGACGGCCACCACCGCGTGATGGCGGCGAAGCGCCAGGGCATCGACGACATGGACGCCTACGTCATCGTCCTCGACGAACGCGTCGACC carries:
- the nuoK gene encoding NADH-quinone oxidoreductase subunit NuoK, with protein sequence MVPVEYYLVLSAAVFCVGVFGALARRNTLVFLMSVELMLNAANLNFAAFSAQWGNLIGQTFGLFTLALAAGEVAVGLGIVLVLYRNFGTTDFSVPEGMKW
- a CDS encoding NADH-quinone oxidoreductase subunit N codes for the protein MTDALFTLPALTPVYLFGLTALLVLGIDTLAPAARKNGLLAATTALGALAATGVAAWFLGKPGTSSSVFTPFENAIVVDPFALFFVALFGVVTALVAVASYDYVRDLPHQASYYALVLLAGTGMALMAVANDLAAVFIALELVSLPSYALVAYLKHNEGSVEGALKYFLVGALSSATMLYGVSLVYGATGTMRLGGIADAVTSGTPGGLLGLGVVLVAVGFLFKTASVPVHFWAPEAYEGAPAPVSAFLSSASKAAGFAAAFRVFTVAFPLSAVSATVDWALLFAVLAAVTMTLGNFAAATQTNVKRMLAYSSIGQAGYVLIGLAAVAGSVDSQVVGASMTHLFVYGFMNTGAFLFVALVEHWGVGRTFADYDGLAKRAPVACAAMTVVLFSLAGLPVGAGFLSKYVLFLSAWGAGFGWLVAIAIVNSALSVFYYSRVVKAMWVNDADDGFDLPGTPAGLYAGVLAAAVGTVLLLGGFGAVYETAQHAASLL
- a CDS encoding CBS pair associated ParBc domain-containing protein: MDSGLDANGRKPTVKEYMTRDVATVSPDDTVGNVKRRIAESDGHNGFPVTDGRKVEGFVTARDLLLAADSEPIFKVMTDELIVAHPDMDVNEAARVILRSGIQKLPVVDDAGHLVGIISNADVIRSQIERATPEKVGKLMRTLETIHGIDVHEERRTVSIDALVPTQSKVYADELEGRSYELEHGLTEPLVVIDNNGTLLLADGHHRVMAAKRQGIDDMDAYVIVLDERVDLGMARTAEKEGLRHVEDISVVDYARHPLVETTERFR
- a CDS encoding DHH family phosphoesterase; translation: MVTRLLLGCGATGHDVLDRIEGWHGDVLVLDPDASRVESLRNEKTPAERVDVTDADALDEYDADIVFVASDDAGQNVAAARAADAAFADACCVGYTGLDATTQQRDALGAAADRVVSLGDALADRVADAASGSADARLRRLREVLADVEGTLGVFAHDNPDPDAIAAAVTLCRLAETVDVDAEACYFGDISHQENRAFVNLLDIELTNVEAGETPDFDAVALVDHSHPGVNDQLDPDTEISVVVDHHPSAEEPDADFVDVRVDAGSTSTILVDYLERFNVDFDRDIATALLYGIRVDTDDFRREVSVADFEAAATLTEHADWDVLERIETPSVSADTLDVIATAIGEREVRGNVLSTCVGRINDRDALAQAADRLLAMQGLSVTFVYGFMDGTVYASARARGADVDLGEALRTAFDEMGSAGGHADMAGAQLDLGLFDQVEEDAEETLRAMLEESVGGRFFEAVQSR
- a CDS encoding NuoI/complex I 23 kDa subunit family protein; translation: MIGVLKSMATTMKHALDGQTFTVDYPDEAPDVSPRFRGIHKFSQERCIWCRQCEKVCPNDTIHIVTDDKRQGEQYNLHVGQCIYCRLCEEVCPVDAILLTENFEFTGDTKHELAYNKEMLRNVPWYKDVDPLAAREPDRGAWVGEGDGEVDYQ
- a CDS encoding complex I subunit 4 family protein; the encoded protein is MLLELLLAVTLVGAAAVLLAPESWAERLAYYASLLPLLGSLALYASFDATGNALTGRPAFETQIPWFEFGGVAASFHLGLDGLSLPLVILTTLLTTVAIFASRPYVAEKKRVYYALLLFTEFSLIGVFSALDFLLWFVFWEFVLAPLYLLVSMYGGPRRTYAAIKFFVYTNVASLVLFLGVSALVYASGTPSFDLGAIAAAAGTGMGTYYGVPVAQLAFALLFFGFAVKSAFVPVHTWLPDVYVEAPTPVTVVLAGVVTKMGTYSLVRFNYTMLPEVAQQWAPYIAGVATLTVLYGAFVALSQQDAKRLVAYTSIPSMGFLLLGLAAGTPYGLAGAGFQMVSHGLLIAVLFLGVGILERVTGTRTIDKLSGLADRLPVTAAVVVAGAFGYMGLPLLSGFAAEFLVFTGSFAATYPGAQVITAVAMFGIVVVAGYLLYFLQRVLFGPFAHDVDGDLGTPSFYEVAPAVVLVVLAVALGTAPDLVLGAIQSAVHPLAAALGGGL
- the nuoL gene encoding NADH-quinone oxidoreductase subunit L, whose amino-acid sequence is MSELANLATAVPLLPFVAFLIALLAGHYLPRVLPKQGAVPGVIATAGSLLLSAWLALSVAGGEVINETVWTWVAPTGETYGLSFGVLVDPLSALMAVIVSTVALLVFVFSLGYMNDEGEPGLPRYYAGLALFSASMLAFTLSTTLVQAFVFFELVGFCSWWLIGHWFREPGPASAAKKAFLVTRFGDYFLLVGVVAVLGTFGTAAFAGEGSFPALAHAALTGGESVRTFLGLDAANWFPVIGLLVLGGVIGKSSQFPLHTWLPDAMEGPTPVSALIHAATMVAAGVYLVARMYGFYALLPQVLAVIAVVGAFTALFAATMALVKREIKQVLAYSTISQYGYIMLGLGAGGYVAGVFHLLTHATFKALLFLGAGAVIVAMHHDEDMWNMGGLRDRMPVVYYAFLSGSLALAGIVPFAGFWSKDAVLYHALAVGLDGNPAILLAYVLGLVAVVFTGFYTFRMVVLTFHGEPRSSAAENADAASLSMRVPVAVLGVGALLVGLLNVDTFAEYIPHEYLLLEQWLIGPEELTSAEHYATLVHDVAGFHEAGVSMLASAGISLVVALVGVAAALALYRGEPVEHTDKLGPAKTVLYNNYYQDEFQVWLADGVAQPVARAVDRFDGAVVDGVVNAASSVSLFAGSRVKRIQDGHASHYVAYAATGIVLLAVALGLYGGWF
- a CDS encoding NADH-quinone oxidoreductase subunit F, which produces MTKRPRFADDVHWAPGLVAVALFAVFAAVFLTQGFAPAAGFSPDVALTESIGYLLFDMPGQAAVDGTGFLAAFEMIDFFLVGALVAAVLLARRESDGAPLEKSGGER
- a CDS encoding NADH-quinone oxidoreductase subunit J, whose translation is MIAETAAFAVFALVTLVGSLGVVLARDVWHSALFLGVTLLSVAVHFVMLQAEFLAAMQVLVYVGGVLILIAFAVMFTQGERGVAA